The Pieris rapae chromosome 16, ilPieRapa1.1, whole genome shotgun sequence genome includes a region encoding these proteins:
- the LOC111002239 gene encoding uncharacterized protein LOC111002239 isoform X1, with amino-acid sequence MSSKNMKKRKANPVSDNETPEVLVLPPKALLDKFGISLGDIGKFLDVQKSYSDGGPSNHVVKLYGNRITSNTSLDIPNLNLNDSSIMKTASLMKKSLFLSPTFSNSIDSSQSDDVPSIATSHLELNSSDHQNKNVLNISTPHLDSELLATNKINAKNQDTKPLQYINENNEIHTKCTKNTNYSIRETSPNEVLERSNNLTIINLEVASFVPNETLTINNRTLNVSSGQDNVQLESLKKDDERNIKSNVNLEDKVISTQEIVFTTEHHSKSPKRLNITEMVFCNNETSPQDKKIIEDSEKKNLKSQVNPTADSQQNNERISDIDKLKCSAVQILDINDSVTRVAMVLKEYLQNKKDVNVKRTLQCKSQIQGVEKPGGEKEYNFLKLKREKHPKIYAIKARKTVCKEILTEIVQQITSDCNINLTDEEEVNEVKMFCVCSDFGSFNYYEDELEHIHFWEKKDTKCSLDVIFSIYCDDDTNCINNQNSYKEGANDKSECDYICINEKIEFKSNESQNILEPTLIEIEVPIYNDSQMTKEINNTVNNTSDEINNCELQVNKSSKMQDMAEVSPKATRKQKKRKTERDVSEDSPKTKKARKTDVHQETDTKNGSEKLSHVDDLPKIIAEVPHKKEKPDVTCAVCHKNIAESKWYEHVARKHSYLAWKEGDVPLDVTSAKEVKEHLSQMLVKFDVLVCGKCGLERNDISKYLSHVNSCNGESAHFQAPLDESDPPMSLGVVKCAVCQMEVSQWYNHIGSAHNYLAFKEGDMPVNFTDEDEVRQHLAAIAKEYNGLKCVKCGCRRQFVKAYLSHVKTCDVQPEPSFDNSISSVKCGVCQEEILEDAWIQHIEQEHNYLAWEVGETPLDLNDPEAVHNHLYKISKQIDSLVCTKCGVKRKYVKGYQTHFNQCTSVTGYTPDKKRYSYIRKKRETFIQSFDESSTVSCGVCGLVKSETEWLEHIEQEHQYLAWKFGESPIDSNNTRAVSGHLNNILKYYPDGLLCTKCGKRRKCVRIFLRHIESCRVKSEDNKSSLNETTLDTSVSNSVEDSVIEGSNVTCGVCKQEIAEELWFQHIGDEHYYLAWKSTEEPLDLTDTIALRDYLYNISQKHGQLTCKKCGIKRKYVKSFLAHIEHCDSSISIGHISDTSMNTSFQEEDPSPDAIIKCGVCQKEMENRKWEFHIRIHNYVAWKEGQQPLDTNDEQAVYTYLYDLSKLYDGLTCAKCNIKKKYVKAYRGHVATCQGNLDVESVLESQGNRDTYECALCHETGPMNTFKSHAMKEHYNVAWMVGDIPIDVKTTSSVERYLKEYQKSHSSLVCNKCGLTRASIAGFFAHVVQCERTEEEMEMYKSVCEICNTKYLGVYKHTHMAIHRMEEAKKKLADTVPVVAKELDVSGKRRAAQKAKNVIKNISDVTGKDNDEDVDDEGEYKCPEDSSSSESEESGVSETEDQPETDVEDLSDTESRIRNRKSTSTFSTTNDDRIPFNVKDPFAYIAKSYKDFTNTHLTSNTLFPQWLSCEYELVSEKDLPKYMPPFTESCKVQICSKNVSTYKVFEARADKGVSMFVGASVNNISWVPCNEQAHPYLAVNCFNGTDAPRIDATELIAHSGLIQIWDFKDMQKVPSFVFGIAHDFGTVWAMDWCPSGACELLPENPDNTFVRLGLLAVACSNGIAYIYSVPHPTIVNTDKMMYKLKPVAELRLFRDVNKYAQATAVNWSMQKGHSCIIVGYSNGMIAMYDLECDSPLLSCEEDGVRVFYPFHDERSHNVCVTDVKAFISGSDIRGTVSASSCGVTASIASGRQHVPLTAESLVVTPHWPSTILAGNAGIVTQAVNELEWWGHGRRLGSMSTACGCIICGRVAAYIPPLVKTMLVHPLYNDKRDIQVKATIDLMSLEEKSESSRGKLEPESYEEVIKMYGIKIEIATNLKKHEKSQNITKPKNRNAERYPLADVTSVSFCTVPKHHKRLAIATHGGIIFVINT; translated from the exons atgagttctaaaaacatgaaaaaacGAAAAGCAAATCCAGTATCAGATAATGAGACTCCTGAAGTTTTAGTATTACCACCAAAAGCATTATTGGATAAATTTGGTATTTCCCTTGGAGATATTGGCAAATTTCTGGATGTCCAGAAATCATATTCTGATg GTGGACCATCAAACCATGTAGTTAAATTATATGGAAATAGAATCACTTCAAATACATCATTGGAtataccaaatttaaatttaaatgatagttCTATTATGAAAACTGCGAGTTTAATGAAAAAGTCATTATTTCTAAGCCCAACCTTCTCAAATTCAATAGATTCATCTCAAAGTGACGATGTACCATCAATTGCTACATCTCATTTGGAGTTAAACAGCTCAGACCATCAAAATAAGaatgtgttaaatatttctacacCTCACTTAGATTCAGAATTACTagctacaaataaaattaatgctaAAAATCAAGACACAAAACCATTgcaatatattaatgaaaacaatgaaattcatacaaaatgtacgaaaaacacaaattacagTATAAGGGAAACATCACCAAATGAAGTCCTTGAAAGATCTAACAATTtgactattattaatttagaggTTGCAAGTTTTGTACCAAATGAAACTctgacaataaataataggacattaaatgtttctagTGGCCAAGATAATGTACAGctagaatctttaaaaaaagatgatgaaagaaatataaaaagtaatgtaaatttagaagatAAGGTGATTTCCACTCAAGAAATTGTATTCACTACTGAACATCATAGTAAAAGTCCTAAAAGACTCAATATAACAGAAATGGTTTTTTGTAACAATGAAACAAGCCCTcaggataaaaaaataattgaagatagtgaaaaaaaaaatttaaaaagtcaaGTTAATCCAACAGCAGATTCCCAACAAAACAATGAAAGAATTTCTGATATAGataaactaaaatgcagtgCTGTACaaattttagatataaatgATTCTGTAACTAGAGTAGCAATGGTTCTTAAGgagtatttacaaaataagaaaGATGTGAATGTTAAGCGTACTTTACAATGTAAATCTCAAATTCAAGGTGTAGAAAAGCCTGGAGGAGAAaaggaatataattttttaaaacttaaaagagAAAAACATCCTAAAATTTATGCAATTAAAGCTAGAAAAACAGTTTGTAAAGAAATTCTTACTGAGATTGTTCAACAAATTACATCAGATTGTAACATAAATCTCACAGATGAAGAAGAAGTGAATGAAGTAAAGATGTTTTGTGTTTGTTCGGATTTTGGTTCCTTTAACTACTATGAGGATGAACTagaacatatacatttttgggAAAAAAAGGATACTAAATGTTCGTTGgatgttatttttagtatttactgTGATGATGATACTAACTgtattaataatcaaaattcatataaagaAGGTGCAAATGATAAGAGTGAGTGTGATTACATttgtattaatgaaaaaatagaaTTCAAATCAAATGAGAGCCAAAACATATTGGAACCAActttaattgaaattgaagTACCAATTTATAACGATAGTCAAATGacaaaagaaattaacaatACTGTTAACAAT acTTCAGACGAAATCAACAATTGTGAACtacaagtaaataaatcttCGAAAATGCAGGATATGGCTGAGGTATCGCCAAAGGCTACTcgaaaacagaaaaaaaga AAAACTGAGCGAGATGTTTCTGAAGATAGTCCAAAAACAAAGAAGGCAAGAAAAACTGATGTGCATCAAGAAACTGATACTAAAAATGGTTCCGAAAAATTAAGTCATGTAGATGACTTGCCTAAA ATAATTGCAGAAGTGCctcataaaaaagaaaaacccGATGTTACATGTGCTGTATGTCACAAAAATATCGCTGAATCGAAGTGGTATGAACATGTCGCAAGAAAACATAGTTACTTGGCCTGGAAGGAAGGCGACGTACCTTTG gatgTTACAAGTGCAAAGGAAGTTAAGGAACATCTATCACAAATGTTGGTCAAATTCGATGTTTTGGTTTGTGGTAAATGTGGCTTAGAGCGAAATGacattagtaaatatttgagCCATGTTAATAGCTGTAATGGAGAAtcg GCCCATTTCCAGGCCCCTTTAGACGAGTCGGATCCTCCGATGAGCTTAGGCGTTGTGAAGTGTGCTGTGTGTCAGATGGAAGTCTCCCAATGGTACAATCATATTGGCTCTGCTCACAACTATCTCGCCTTTAAAGAGGGGGACATGCCAGtg aatttcaCTGATGAAGATGAAGTGCGCCAACACTTAGCGGCGATAGCTAAGGAATATAATGGATTGAAGTGTGTAAAGTGCGGCTGTCGACGGCAGTTTGTAAAGGCCTATTTGAGTCATGTGAAAACATGTGACGTTCAG CCGGAGCCTAGTTTCGATAACTCAATAAGCTCTGTAAAGTGTGGAGTCTGCCAAGAGGAGATATTAGAAGATGCATGGATACAGCATATTGAGCAGGAGCACAATTATTTGGCGTGGGAAGTAGGCGAAACTCCTTTA GATCTTAACGACCCAGAAGCCGTACACAatcatttgtataaaatatcgaAGCAAATAGACAGTCTGGTTTGCACGAAGTGTGGAGTCAAACGGAAGTACGTTAAAGGGTACCAAACACATTTCAATCAGTGCACTTCGGTAACTGGCTATACACCTGACAAAAAGCGATATAGCTATATACGAAAAAAG agGGAAACGTTTATTCAAAGTTTTGATGAGTCAAGCACAGTATCGTGTGGTGTGTGTGGTTTGGTGAAAAGTGAAACTGAATGGCTGGAACATATTGAACAGGAGCACCAATATTTGGCATGGAAATTTGGTGAATCGCCTATA gaCTCAAATAATACAAGAGCGGTCTCGGgccatttgaataatattttaaaatattatcccGATGGACTCCTTTGTACTAAATGTGGGAAGCGACGGAAATGCGTCAGAATATTTTTGAGACATATAGAATCCTGTCGGGTG aaatcaGAAGACAATAAATCCAGTCTGAATGAAACTACCTTGGATACGAGTGTGTCAAACAGTGTGGAGGACAGCGTCATAGAAGGGAGTAATGTGACGTGCGGTGTGTGTAAGCAAGAGATAGCAGAAGAGCTTTGGTTCCAACACATTGGCGacgaacattattatttagccTGGAAAAGTACTGAAGAGCCATTG gatCTCACTGATACAATAGCACTACGAGATTATCTGTATAATATTTCGCAGAAACATGGGCAGCTAACCTGTAAGAAATGTGGTATTAAACgtaaatatgttaaatcaTTTCTAGCCCATATTGAACATTGTGATTCC AGTATAAGTATAGGACATATATCAGATACAAGTATGAATACGAGTTTTCAAGAAGAAGACCCAAGTCCTGATGCAATAATTAAATGCGGTGTGTGTCAGAAAGAGATGGAGAATAGGAAGTGGGAGTTCCACATTCGAATACACAATTATGTAGCGTGGAAAGAAGGTCAACAGCCATTA gaTACGAACGACGAGCAAGCGGTTTATACGTATCTATATGATTTGTCAAAACTCTATGACGGGTTAACCTGTGCCAAATGCAACATTAAGAAGAAATACGTGAAGGCCTACAGGGGACATGTTGCCACATGTCAGGGAAATTTGGACGTCGAGTCTGTTTTAGAGAGTCAGGGAAATCGAG ATACTTACGAGTGTGCATTATGCCACGAAACGGGTCCGATGAATACATTCAAATCTCACGCGATGAAGGAACATTATAATGTGGCTTGGATGGTTGGAGACATACCAATT GACGTGAAAACTACGTCATCAGttgaaagatatttaaaagagtaccagAAAAGTCATAGCTCGttagtttgtaataaatgtggATTGACAAGAGCGTCCATCGCCGGCTTCTTTGCTCATGTCGTACAGTGCGAGCGTACGGAAGAA GAAATGGAAATGTACAAAAGCGTATGTGAAATTTGCAATACTAAGTATCTGGGTGTgtacaaacacacacacatggcGATACATCGTATGGAGGAGGCCAAAAAGAAGTTGGCAGATACAGTTCCGGTTGTCGCCAAGGAACTTGATGTAAGCGGAAAACGGCGTGCGGCTCAGAA aGCAAAAAATGTCATCAAGAACATCAGCGATGTCACG ggCAAAGACAACGATGAAGACGTAGACGATGAGGGTGAGTACAAATGCCCTGAAGACTCTTCTAGCAGTGAATCAGAGGAGTCCGGAGTTTCTGAGACTGAAGATCAACCAGAAACAGATGTGGAGGATCTTTCGGATACAGAAAGTAGGATTAGGAATAGGAAATCAACAtcaa catTTTCAACTACCAACGACGATAGAATTCCATTTAATGTTAAAGACCCTTTTGCGTACATAGCGAAAAGTTATAAGGACTT tacCAATACACATTTAACTTCAAATACTTTATTCCCGCAATGGTTAAGCTGTGAATATGAATTGGTATCGGAGAAAGATTTACCAAAATATATGCCGCCTTTCACCGAGTCCTGTAAAGTTCAAATCTGTTCAAAGAATGTTTCGACATATAAAGTGTTTGAAGCGAGGGCTGATAAAG GTGTCAGTATGTTCGTGGGAGCcagtgttaataatatttcgtgGGTGCCGTGTAATGAGCAGGCTCACCCATACCTAGCTGTCAATTGTTTCAACGGGACTGACGCGCCGCGGATTGACGCAACGGAGCTGATAGCGCACTCCGGCCTAATTCAAATATGGGACTTTAAGGATATGCAAAA ggTGCCATCGTTCGTGTTTGGTATAGCCCACGATTTTGGGACTGTTTGGGCAATGGACTGGTGTCCTTCAGGCGCCTGTGAGCTTTTGCCTGAAAACCCTGACAACACCTTCGTAAGGCTGGGCCTTTTGGCAGTCGCCTGTTCTAATGGAATAGCCTACATTTACTCAGTACCGCATCCAACTATTGTGAATac tgacaaaatgatgtataaattaaaaccagtGGCCGAGTTGAGGTTGTTTCGAGATGTGAATAAATATGCCCAAGCCACAGCGGTTAATTGGTCCATg CAAAAGGGTCACTCATGTATAATAGTCGGATATTCCAATGGTATGATAGCGATGTATGATTTGGAATGCGATTCCCCTTTGTTATCGTGTGAGGAAGATGGTGTTCGAGTATTTTATCCATTCCACGACGAACGATCTCATAACGTGTGTGTAACGG ACGTGAAAGCATTCATCTCCGGTTCGGATATACGCGGAACTGTGAGTGCGTCCTCTTGCGGTGTGACGGCGTCCATTGCTTCGGGGCGCCAGCACGTACCACTAACCGCTGAAAGCCTCGTGGTCACACCGCATTGGCCGTCCACAATACTCGCGGGAAACGCTGGCATTG TAACCCAAGCAGTAAACGAGTTAGAATGGTGGGGTCACGGGCGTCGTCTAGGCTCTATGAGCACGGCGTGTGGGTGTATTATCTGTGGACGAGTCGCTGCCTACATACCGCCTCTTGTCAAAACGATGTTAGTGCATCCACTGTACAATGATAAGAGAGAC ATTCAAGTTAAGGCGACGATAGATTTAATGTCACTAGAAGAGAAATCAGAAAGTTCTAGAGGCAAACTGGAACCAGAGAGTTATGAAGAGGTGATCAAAATGTAtggaataaaaatagaaattgcaACGAACTTAAAAAAG CATGAAAAAAGCCAGAATATAACCAAGCCGAAGAATCGTAACGCGGAGCGGTACCCTCTAGCAGATGTCACTTCCGTTTCCTTCTGTACCGTCCCCAAACATCACAAACGATTGGCTATAGCAACGCATGGCGGTATCATCTTCGTCATCAACACGTAA